The Bombus vancouverensis nearcticus chromosome 9, iyBomVanc1_principal, whole genome shotgun sequence genome includes a window with the following:
- the LOC117159991 gene encoding RAB6A-GEF complex partner protein 2 isoform X2, producing the protein MQCFADTTFAPWQQDNGHVVLNTKPKILFCDLRLSPGESKTYIYRETIPSDAPPSYRGHAVKYSYKITIGTQRVNTAIKLLRVPFRVLSLSELPEVTACNDSVDLSPNNPFMETQHRDTPLDVALQTLQNLTARRSPNFYNITNGRGRVVRFCLFKNSYKLGEDIVGTFDFSNATVSCAQVSVALQSEEHISEEYRRGKASTPTLVSYNKHHEMCMGLKYSHLVLPIPLHVTPDFTTDLMTLKWRLHFEFVTTSKLVEMPNKSTVNWQGPLILDVETMTWDLPVHIHPTTTPPNTAQQTRYNTVI; encoded by the exons ATGCAA TGTTTTGCAGATACAACCTTTGCACCATGGCAACAGGATAATGGTCATGTTGTTCTAAATACAAAgccaaaaattttattttgtgatTTAAGATTATCTCCTGGTGAAAGTAAAACAT ATATTTATCGGGAGACAATTCCAAGTGATGCACCTCCATCTTATAGAGGACATGCAGTAAAGTATTCATATAAAATCACAATTGGAACACAACGAGTAAACACAGCTATAAAGCTACTTAGAGTTCCATTCAGAGTACTTTCTTTAAGTG AATTGCCTGAAGTAACTGCTTGTAATGATAGTGTTGACTTGAGTCCAAATAATCCATTTATGGAAACACAACACAGAGATACTCCATTAGATGTCGCGCTACAAACTCTTCAG aATTTAACAGCTAGACGCAGtccaaatttttataatattacaaacGGACGTGGGCGTGTTGTGAGATTTTGtctttttaaaaattcatataaaCTTGGAGAAGACATAGTTGGAACGTTTGATTTCTCGAATGCTACCGTTTCTTGTGCACAAGTATCTGTTGCGTTGCAATCAGAGGAACATATTTCAGAGGAGTACAGACGAGGAAAGGCCTCAACACCAACTTTAGTCAGTTACAACAAACACCACGAAATGTGTATGGGTTTAAAATATTCCCATTTGGTATTACCCATACCATTACACGTAACACCAGATTTTACTACTGATTTAATGACACTAAAATGGAGACTACACTTCGAATTTGTTACGACTTCCAAATTAGTAGAAATGCCCAATAAAAGTACTGTTAACTGGCAAGGACCATTGATCTTGGATGTTGAAACGATGACATGGGATTTACCGGTTCATATTCATCCAACAACTACACCGCCTAATACTGCACAACAAACTAGATATAATACAGTGatataa
- the LOC117159992 gene encoding uncharacterized protein LOC117159992, with amino-acid sequence MTKITACKIFNQIDNKYYTLYVEWFNLHFKVMLLNSTMSPLSGEMNTKNINDFSNELSKSSDEYIEETKKILRGKDTKIQFFLQDKILEWKSNLWTLGRIELCVISDFQVRESFQQLLKFCQSIQDKMTVLEEENKNLINVNKEINSKIEKLIEIKITMEQDLYKKFIVVLNSKKKKIKQLQDAIKKKENVKESVFDACTDEESEKEDETVKDISTIIKVSKRKLPNYNNPKSIQESKKTNYIITDKIIPKASTSKDCARNEVHTPDEYVKEMNKNEEESCSPKKSRSSLNFVEEESEEELFSQ; translated from the exons ATGACAAAAATAACGGCatgtaaaatttttaatcaaattgataacaaatattatacactttACGTAGAATggtttaatttacattttaaggTAATGCTGTTAAATTCAACAATGTCGCCTTTAAGTGGTGAG ATGAACACCAAAAATATAAATGATTTTTCTAATGAATTATCTAAATCATCTGATGAGTATATCGAAGAGACGAAGAAAATACTTCGTGGGAAAGATACAAAAATTCAGTTTTTCCTCCAAGACAAAATTTTAGAGTGGAAAAGTAATTTATGGACTCTTGGAAGAATTGAATTGTGTGTTATTTCAGATTTCCAAGTAAGGGAAAGTTTTCAACAATTGCTGAAATTTTGTCAAAGCATTCAAGATAAGATGACAGtattagaagaagaaaataaaaatttaataaatgtaaataaagaaataaattcaaaaatagaaaaattaatagaaatcaaAATTACTATGGAACAGGATCTTTATAAGAAGTTTATAGTAGTTTTaaattcgaagaaaaagaaaattaaacaattacaagatgctataaaaaagaaagaaaatgttaaAGAATCAGTTTTTGATGCATGTACAGATGAAGAATCTGAGAAAGAAGATGAAACTGTGAAAGATATTTCCACAATTATCAAAGTTAGCAAAAGAAAGTTACCTAATTATAATAACCCAAAAAGTATCCAGGAAAgtaaaaaaacaaattatattattactgaTAAAATAATTCCTAAGGCATCCACCAGTAAAGATTGTGCAAGAAATGAGGTACATACTCCAGATGAGTATGTAAAAGAAATGAATAAGAATGAAGAAGAAAGTTGTAGTCCTAAGAAGTCAAGAAGTAGCCTGAATTTTGTTGAAGAAGAATCTGAGGAAGAATTATTTTCTCAATAA
- the LOC117159959 gene encoding uncharacterized protein LOC117159959, producing the protein MVDVYFVSFYLIRPAISLEGAVMDSACQNSDFSTKYLLGQLNIARKEINNLRQQIKSLRYIHEKDVDSIKRLLESFRNRPSMPDAKVIGPDDVKPSTSTDDDTIKLKPIGVISTWFPSKRGTPRQTGVCGKVPGKLLLYNSIFTNPDHALEGLQDFSHMWVLFYFHRNDSTHVRAKVAPPRLNGTKTGVFSTRSPHRPCPIGLSLVKITTIENHTIYFEGVDMVDQSPVLDIKPYIPQYDSPIYFEKLSNRSQESNVDDAFECIEETARNQTCDTFSTNVSLGDETRSLLSESYYRKVINKTNQETDVSRDEEIALRLQAEEFQRNSNFESYSSMRHFSELNDISLHNNSALQHSIDVTDIHRTAHTFSDTLSDPRTSLNIIGHNVLSSNVEQPESLVDINNRLQNINVNGRTNIEPTYGSRNVGSNYTETHASRSRLLDGADGPNTICGTDIDLIHRRSLNSRIDNSPVRMGVREAPDGEEGLEPQVLTPSQHLPNQVIRTMSNNSLPDSGDTHLVFSSESRNAENRESGANISSEIRIPEWISRPRTPLCVVFNDRALIQLNEILGTKINDQKIAIENVLREDPRSVYLRQRWGSQFYTFLIHDLHITCRFDDSRGIVTVFQVRHAGRICECGEPEWQCLGHSPPSS; encoded by the exons ATGGTTGATGTCTATTTCGTTTCATTCTACCTAATTCGACCGGCGATTTCGCTCGAAGGAGCAGTTATGGATTCTGCTTGTCAAAATTCAGATTTTAGCACTAAATATTTGCTTGGTCAGTTAAATATAGccagaaaagaaattaataatttaag ACAACAAATAAAGAGTCTTCGATATATACATGAAAAAGATGTTGACAGCATAAAGCGTCTCTTGGAATCATTCAGAAATAGACCATCTATGCCTGACGCAAAAGTTATAGGTCCAGATGATGTGAAACCTAGCACTAGTACAGATGATGATACCATAAAATTAAAACCAATTGGAGTAATATCTACTTGGTTTCCTAGTAAACGTGGTACACCTAGACAAACTGGAGTCTGTGGAAAAGTACCAGGAaaattgttattatataattcaatatttaCTAATCCTGATCATGCACTTGAAGGATTACAAGATTTTTCACATATGTG GGTTCTATTCTACTTTCATAGGAATGATTCAACACATGTTCGTGCCAAAGTTGCACCACCAAGATTAAATGGTACAAAAACAGGCGTATTTTCTACACGTTCTCCACACCGTCCATGTCCAATAGGTTTGAGTTTAGTAAAAATTACAACAATAGAAAATCATACAATTTATTTTGAAGGTGTAGACATGGTTGATCAATCACCTGTACTAGATATAAAACCTTATATACCACAATATGATAGTCCTAtatattttgagaaattaaGTAACAGATCACAAGAATCTAATGTAGATGATGCATTTGAGTGCATAGAAGAAACTGCCAGAAATCAAACATGTGACACATTCAGTACTAATGTTAGTCTTGGGGATGAAACAAGAAGTTTACTTTCAGAATCTTATTATAGAAAagttattaataaaacaaatCAAGAGACAGATGTTTCTAGAGACGAAGAAATTGCTTTAAGGTTACAAGCTGAAGAGTTCCAAAGAAATTCAAACTTTGAAAGTTATTCCAGTATGAGACATTTTTCTGAATTAAATGATATCAGTTTGCACAATAATAGCGCACTACAACATAGCATAGATGTAACCGATATACATAGAACTGCTCATACATTTTCCGACACTTTGTCTGATCCACGGACAAGTTTGAATATAATAGGACATAACGTACTTTCGTCCAACGTGGAACAACCAGAGAGTTTAGTagatataaataatagattacaaaatattaacgTAAATGGTCGTACTAACATCGAACCAACATATGGATCAAGAAACGTAGGATCTAATTACACAGAAACACATGCTTCTCGGTCTAGACTTTTAGATGGAGCTGATGGACCAAATACCATTTGTGGTACAGATATAGATTTAATTCATCGACGATCGTTAAATTCGAGAATTGATAATTCTCCTGTAAGGATGGGGGTACGCGAAGCTCCTGATGGAGAAGAAGGATTAGAACCACAAGTTCTTACTCCTTCACAACATTTACCGAATCAAGTAATAAGAACAATGTCAAACAATAGCTTACCAGACAGTGGAGACACACATTTAGTATTCTCTTCTGAATCGAGAAACGCTGAGAACAGAGAATCTGGAGCTAATATTTCTTCGGAGATAAGAATTCCAGAATGGATATCGAGACCTCGAACACCTCTATGTGTAGTATTTAACGATCGTGCTTTGATTCAATTAAACGAGATTTTAGGAACTAAAATAAATGACCAAAAAATAGCCATTGAAAATGTACTTCGCGAGGATCCTAGATCGGTATATCTGAGACAACGATGGGGTAGCCAATTTTATACTTTCTTAATTCATGATTTACACATCACTTGTAGATTCGACGACAGCAGGGGTATAGTAACAGTTTTTCAAGTCAGACACGCTGGTCGTATTTGCGAATGTGGAGAGCCTGAGTGGCAATGTTTGGGTCATTCACCACCCTCTTCTTAA
- the Aatf gene encoding apoptosis antagonizing transcription factor, translating into MALKAQKKTLADKVNSLVTTTPVTFNSDDEAEDTKAKLVDRYDESDNSDSNFQISEIRRRNVDLLDQVDERYKGKKVSRKDIYEDDDDEDSVVQSTSESEDEEMNSMEQESDDISNSNNEEDMEDDDSNMEDDENDHSNEEMSYDTKMNLEQDSENEDSKDILSTKQGTDIKTISQINIRADIEKGSCVRNQLKLWENLLEMRIKLQKCLITSNQMPQHDVYQNFKMDAEYTKTADEVKNKLKILLNNMLQLQTFFLKQYPETKNLSMSNKKRKAEESTDEIANTEDPMDEEILSDTEDENEDKDTISDKYKESFNKNVFSKKLKLKDYEKILNDNHKSYIEYRNSVVQKWNEKTRITSGKLNKGMSETTLKQIEFALNDKEKLLKKSRLKRSEYKIVGKEQITEDSDGRRIQDYDSEIYDDDDFYHQLLRDLIEYKSSDITDPIQLSKQWIKLQNMRRKMKRKIDTRATKGRRIRYNVHNKLVNFMAPITISDTWTDHAKDELYSSLFGKIKPPNVQIGC; encoded by the exons ATGGCTTTAAAAGCACAGAAGAAAACCTTAGCAGACAAAGTGAATTCATTAGTTACTACAACACCAGTAACTTTTAATTCCGACGATGAAGCGGAAGACACGAAAGCAAAACTAGTTGATCGTTATGATGAAAGTGATAATTCAGATAGTAATTTCCAAATTTCGGAGATACGTAGACGAAATGTGGATCTCTTGGATCAAGTGGACGAAAG ATATAAAGGTAAAAAAGTTTCAAGAAAAGATATATATgaggatgatgatgatgaagacTCTGTTGTACAAAGCACTTCAGAAAGTGAAGATGAAGAAATGAATAGTATGGAGCAAGAAAGTGATGATATCAGCAACAGTAATAATGAAGAAGATATGGAAGATGATGATAGCAATATGGAGGATGATGAAAATGATCATTCGAATGAGGAAATGAGTTATGACACTAAAATGAATTTAGAACAAGATTCTGAAAATGAAGATAGTAAGGATATCCTTTCTACAAAGCAGGGGACAGATATCAAGACAATATCGCAGATAAATATAAGAGCAGATATAGAAAAAGGTAGTTGTGTTAGAAATCAATTAAAGCTTTGGGAAAATTTGCTAGAAATGAggataaaattacaaaaatgtttaattacTAGTAATCAAATGCCTCAGCATGATGTTTATCAAAATTTTAAAATGGATGCAGAATACACAAAAACAGCTGATGAAGTAAAAAATAAGttgaaaatattattgaataatATGTTACAGTTGCAAACTTTCTTTTTAAAACAATACCCTGAAACAAAAAATTTATCTATGTccaataaaaaaaggaaagctGAAGAAAGCACAGATGAAATAGCAAATACAGAAGATCCAATGGATGAAGAAATTCTTTCAGATACAGAGGATGAAAATGAAGATAAAGATACAATTTCAGACAAATATAAAGAAAGCTTTAACAAGAATGTATTTAGCAAAAAATTGAAACTTAAAGACTATGAAAAGATATTAAACGATAATCACAAATcatatatagaatatagaaatTCTGTTGTACAAAAATGGAATGAAAAGACAAGGATAACTAGTGGTAAATTAAATAAAGGTATGAGTGAAACAACTCTAAAACAAATTGAATTCGCTCTAAATGATAAGGAAAAGTTGCTTAAAAAAAGTCGATTGAAACGTTCTGAATATAAAATTGTTGGTAAGGAACAAATAACAGAAGATAGTGATGGTAGAAGAATTCAAGACTATGATTCTGAAATTTATGATGATGATGACTTCTATCATCAACTTCTAAGAgatttaattgaatataaatcATCTGATATCACTGATCCTATACAACTTAGTAAACAATGGATAAAATTACAGAATATGAGgcgaaaaatgaaaagaaaaatagataCAAGAGCTACTAAAGGTAgaagaatacgttataatgtacatAATAAGTTAGTAAATTTTATGGCTCCTATTACAATAAGTGATACATGGACAGATCATGCAAAAGATGAATTATATAGTTCTTTATTTGGCAAAATTAAACCACCAAATGTACAAATTGGTTGTTAA
- the LOC117159958 gene encoding ribosome biogenesis protein BOP1 homolog, producing MKNQRKTSKRKLNNVKTANNVREGETDSPKPIFEEQSDSGTEDLLSAEVNNDDGSSDEEINENEDIPVSDTEQDPIVFKSDDEEDELSFQTDSDDLGLDEDYSESEEENISLDESEDENLEKKSENSETPSTSKDNEFAKIKKGGSSMFNVNNRNISNTLQTKKQSKTLINKNKSDESNIGKDIQKGKVQNKENLKLDLEKCKKRSTKKNTESSIHNENANHDKLVTDQQVDEYEYDSSDEEDIRNTVGNIPMKWYDEYDHIGYDWDGKKIIKPQKGDQLDNFLKRMEDPDFWRTIKDPQTGQDVVLSEADIDLITRIQKRKIPDITFDEYAPWVEWFTSEVMKTPLRKFPEHKRSFLPSKSEAKKVSKLVHALKMGWIKSTAELKKEREKKNEPQFYMLWQSDDQAEEMRRIHKHIPPPKRHLPGHAESYNPPPEYLFDKKELKEWNKLQTTPWKRKLHFIPQKYNALREVPAYPKYVKERFQRCLDLYLCPRALKMRLTIEPEALVPQLPSPKDLQPFPTTMSMVFKGHTDMVRSITAEPMGQYIASGGDDMNLKIWEIATGRCVKTVPCGGIIRSVAWCPNQSLSLIAVAADKKVLLINPGVGDHLITNKTNQLLEIIPQSDVIVSERVKAAVQWEQAEDEYWTNGIRVILNHFKTVKQVTWHGKGDYFATVMPDGQNRSVLINQLSKRRSQLPFTRSKGLIQCVLFHPIRPYLFVATQRNVRIYDLIKQEMIKKLLSNSQWISSMTIHPGGDNILVGTYDRKMLWFDLDLSTKPYQTLRLHGTGVRSVAFHKRYPLFASGADDRGLIVSHGMVYNDLLQNALIVPLKRLCNHESYNDFGILDVMFHPIQPWVFSAGADSTIRMYT from the exons atgaagaatcAACGAAAAACTTCAAAGAGGAAGCTAAATAACGTAAAAACTGCAAATAATGTTAGAGAAGGAGAAACGGATTCACCGAAACCTATATTTGAAGAACAATCG gaTTCAGGTACCGAAGATTTATTGTCTGCTGAAGTAAATAACGATGATGGAAGTTCAGAtgaagaaataaatgaaaatgaagaTATTCCTGTATCAGACACTGAACAAGATCCAATTGTCTTTAAATCTGATGATGAAGAAGATGAATTAAGCTTTCAGACAGATTCAGATGATCTTGGTCTTGATGAAGATTATTCTGAAagtgaagaagaaaatatttctcttgatgaaagcgaagatgaaaatttggaaaaaaaaagtgaaaattCTGAAACTCCCTCAACATCTAAAGATAATGAatttgcaaaaataaaaaaaggtggATCTTCTATGTTTAATGTTAATAATAGGAATATTTCTAATACACTACAGACTAAGAAACAAAGCAAAActcttataaataaaaataaatcagaCGAATCAAATATTGGTAAAGATATACAAAAAGGTAAGGtacaaaataaagaaaatttaaaattagatttagaaaaatgtaaaaaaaggaGTACTAAGAAGAATACAGAATCTAGTATACATAATGAAAATGCAAATCATGATAAGTTAGTAACAGATCAACAAGTAGATGAATATGAATATGATAGTTCTGATGAAGAAGATATTCGTAACACAGTTGGAAACATACCAATGAAGTGGTATGATGAATATGATCATATTGGTTATGATTGGGATggtaaaaaaattataaaacctcagAAAGGTGACCAGTTAGACAATTTTTTGAAAAGAATGGAAGATCCTGATTTTTGGAGAACAATTAAGGATCCTCAGACTGGGCAAGATGTTGTATTAAGTGAAGCAGATATAGATTTAATTACAAGGATACAAAAACGAAAAATTCCGGACATAACTTTTGATGAATATGCT CCATGGGTAGAGTGGTTCACTTCAGAGGTGATGAAGACACCATTACGTAAATTTCCTGAACATAAACGTTCATTCTTACCATCTAAATCAGAAGCTAAAAAAGTATCAAAATTAGTTCATGCACTTAAGATGGGTTGGATAAAATCAACAGCAGaattaaagaaagaaagggagaagaAAAATGAACCACAATTTTACATGTTGTGGCAATCAGATGATCAAGCTGAAGAAATGCGTAGAATTCATAAACATATCCCACCACCAAAAAGGCATTTACCTGGACATGCAGAAAGCTATAATCCTCCCCCAGAATACTTATTCGATAAAAAGGAACTAAAAGAATGGAATAAATTACAGACAACACCATGGAAACGAAAATTACACTTCATTCCACAAAAGTATAATGCTCTTCGCGAAGTACCTGCCTATCCTAAATACGTTAAAGAAAGATTTCAAAGATGCTTAGATTTGTACTTGTGCCCTAGAGCATTGAAAATGAGATTAACAATAGAACCAGAAGCCTTAGTGCCTCAATTGCCAAGTCCAAAGGATTTACAACCTTTCCCTACAACAATGTCTATGGTATTTAAAGGTCACACAGATATGGTAAGAAGTATTACAGCAGAACCAATGGGACAATATATAGCTTCTGGTGGTGATGATATGAACTTAAAAA TATGGGAAATAGCAACAGGCAGGTGTGTAAAAACAGTACCATGTGGGGGGATAATTAGATCTGTGGCATGGTGTCCAAATCAATCTTTATCGCTTATAGCGGTAGCTGCAGATAAAAAGGTTCTATTAATAAATCCTGGTGTTGGAGATCATTTAATTACTAATAAAACAAATCAATTATTAGAAATAATACCTCAAAGTGATGTTATag TAAGTGAAAGAGTGAAAGCTGCTGTTCAGTGGGAACAAGCAGAAGATGAATATTGGACTAATGGAATTAGGGTAATTTTAAATCATTTCAAAACAGTAAAACAAGTAACTTGGCATGGTAAAGGTGATTATTTTGCCACTGTTATGCCAGATGGTCAAAACAGATCTGTCTTAATAAATCAATTATCAAAAAGAAGATCTCAATTACCTTTCACCAGGTCAAAAGGTTTAATACAGTGTGTCTTGTTTCATCCAATTAGGCCCTATTTATTTGTAGCA aCTCAACGAAATGTTCGAATATACGATTTAATAAAACAggaaatgattaaaaaattgcTATCAAATTCACAATGGATATCATCAATGACAATACATCCAG GAGGTGACAATATTTTAGTAGGCACATACGACCGCAAAATGCTTTGGTTTGATCTTGATTTAAGTACAAAACCTTATCAGACATTACGTTTACATGGTACAGGCGTTCGCAGTGTTGCATTTCATAAGCGATATCCACTTTTTGCATCTGGTGCTGATGACAGAGGTCTTATTGTTTCCCATGGAATGGTGTACAA TGATTTATTGCAAAACGCATTAATTGTACCACTTAAAAGATTATGCAATCATGAATCTTATAATGACTTTGGTATTTTGGACGTGATGTTTCACCCTATTCAACCATGGGTATTTTCTGCAGGTGCAGATTCAACAATACGAATGTATACTTGA
- the LOC117159991 gene encoding RAB6A-GEF complex partner protein 2 isoform X1 — MIEITAKLIRGPVYFSGEVIECLVTFSNPLNPIHQISQSHSDIFESLAWASAQVHCQCSTNNKIVFSEKLNMTAQLAAINANTTFAPWQQDNGHVVLNTKPKILFCDLRLSPGESKTYIYRETIPSDAPPSYRGHAVKYSYKITIGTQRVNTAIKLLRVPFRVLSLSELPEVTACNDSVDLSPNNPFMETQHRDTPLDVALQTLQNLTARRSPNFYNITNGRGRVVRFCLFKNSYKLGEDIVGTFDFSNATVSCAQVSVALQSEEHISEEYRRGKASTPTLVSYNKHHEMCMGLKYSHLVLPIPLHVTPDFTTDLMTLKWRLHFEFVTTSKLVEMPNKSTVNWQGPLILDVETMTWDLPVHIHPTTTPPNTAQQTRYNTVI; from the exons atgATTGAGATAACAGCAAAACTAATTAGAGGACCTGTATATTTTTCTGGCGAAGTTATAGAATGTTTGGTCACATTTAGTAATCCATTAAATCCAATTCATCAAATATCTCAAAGTCATAG tGATATTTTTGAGAGTCTCGCATGGGCTAGTGCACAAGTTCATTGCCAATGTTccacaaataataaaattgttttctCGGAGAAGCTGAACATGACAGCACAGTTAGCAGCTATTAATGCAA ATACAACCTTTGCACCATGGCAACAGGATAATGGTCATGTTGTTCTAAATACAAAgccaaaaattttattttgtgatTTAAGATTATCTCCTGGTGAAAGTAAAACAT ATATTTATCGGGAGACAATTCCAAGTGATGCACCTCCATCTTATAGAGGACATGCAGTAAAGTATTCATATAAAATCACAATTGGAACACAACGAGTAAACACAGCTATAAAGCTACTTAGAGTTCCATTCAGAGTACTTTCTTTAAGTG AATTGCCTGAAGTAACTGCTTGTAATGATAGTGTTGACTTGAGTCCAAATAATCCATTTATGGAAACACAACACAGAGATACTCCATTAGATGTCGCGCTACAAACTCTTCAG aATTTAACAGCTAGACGCAGtccaaatttttataatattacaaacGGACGTGGGCGTGTTGTGAGATTTTGtctttttaaaaattcatataaaCTTGGAGAAGACATAGTTGGAACGTTTGATTTCTCGAATGCTACCGTTTCTTGTGCACAAGTATCTGTTGCGTTGCAATCAGAGGAACATATTTCAGAGGAGTACAGACGAGGAAAGGCCTCAACACCAACTTTAGTCAGTTACAACAAACACCACGAAATGTGTATGGGTTTAAAATATTCCCATTTGGTATTACCCATACCATTACACGTAACACCAGATTTTACTACTGATTTAATGACACTAAAATGGAGACTACACTTCGAATTTGTTACGACTTCCAAATTAGTAGAAATGCCCAATAAAAGTACTGTTAACTGGCAAGGACCATTGATCTTGGATGTTGAAACGATGACATGGGATTTACCGGTTCATATTCATCCAACAACTACACCGCCTAATACTGCACAACAAACTAGATATAATACAGTGatataa